AAACATCTTTTAGTTTGAAAAATACAGTTATGAACTAAAGTAGAAATTCCTGATTTCTGAGACCGTTCCTACCTTTAGTATATTGGAAATTATTTATGTTCCTgcttaattaattttaataaatatctgTGTTCGGTGAAATTGTATTATGACTATGTAGTTGTATTGAATGTGCATGTTTGTAGAGTTCTTAAAAATCTGCAGATCTGTAGATGGTAGTTCTATATATAGCTTGTAGTTCAAGTAGAGTGAGGATAGTGGTTGAATATGACATGTAGCGTATTTAGAACGATGATAACTATTTAATATCTAATTCATAAATGATTACACAATTTTtattaagaaaaaaaaatgtaTATGCTCAATTCGAAATATGATAGACAAAAATGCTATTTAACAAAGGCGGTGGTCAGAAATGCTACTCAACGAAACCGGTGATCAGATAAATTGGAGATTCTAGTTTTGTCATTTGCAAATACCGTAGATTAAGATAGATATTTCTTGTTACAAAGACTTCAAAGATATGTCTAACAGAAAAATCTAAAAGAAATAGGCGTGTACTAATATGTTGAATTAGGAAATAATAAATCAAATGTGTAACATCAAAATGACATAATTAACAAACTTGATAACATAATTAACCAATCATACAATGCTATTTTACAAGAATAAGCTAGCTCCAAACCCGTTATGAAACTTCCCACCAAACAACTAATAATTCTATTTTCAGCTGGCATTGATCTACATCATCACCGTGTAATCTCGTACATTTATCCTTTAATGTAGAGAATTATTTGGCTACACACTGCTTGAGCATATATAAATTTATACTTTAGGCCTTTTCTGAGGAACTTCATTCAACTTCTTTTGTGGTTAAAAGAATAGTAATTGGTGGAAGCCAACCCTTGTGGAAGCCCTCTTGAGTTATCATCAGAATGCTTCTGAAACTTGGTGTTTGACGGTGCATTAGTAAACCTTCCTTGCTTGTTCTTTCTTCTTGGTTGAGTCGAAAGAGGGATGAATACACCCGTCCCTTTGCTCTGTTCTTTTTGCTGAGTTTGCTCATACAACATTTGTGATTGTGTTGTTGGCCTCGGATGAATAACTCCACAAAATGGctggaaaaattataaaattcaaatattcTGTTAAGTTATTATATCTAACAGAACACTCATATCATTTTAAGTTACCGGCTCTCCCGTTGTGTTAGGAGGGATTAATATGTAACTCATGCTTGCGTGTTAGTAACCTTTTACTTCATGCATGAATTGAAAATGCAAGAAAACGGAAGACTATACAAAATTGTCTACTTTCAACAAGAGTGAAAAAAAAGATGGAAAGTACCTGAAGAGAAGCAGAAGGGTATCGATAGCCTGCGACAGGGAGATGAATATCGTCGTCGTCCTCCATTATAAGCAGAGAAATCTGCTTGCTTATGTCTGCATAAAAGAGATCATCATGATCCAAAACGTCCATGCCGACAAACTTTCACaaagaaaaaaagagagagaagTCTCTGTATTTTTATTTTGCATCAAAGGTTCTGTACTTTTGTTATCTGGTATTTGGTTAGAATTGATAGATTGGGGGTATAAATAAGGAGGTGATAATTATTAAAGAAAGCAGGGATGGGTCGAGGGAGTTGGAGTACATGTGGGGTGGTAGGGTATGTTTGCCAATCTGTCTAACAAAGTCCCCACAAAGATTGAGAATCATGAACTGTGATGTTAAGATATTATCCAAATTTAAAGAGATGAGGAGGAAACAAACAGCCCCTCCACTTCCAGATATCTGATCCAAGAATAAGATAGATAGATAGATTCATATCTTCAACATATTATTGGTTGTGACTTGAAACCCTACTCTTCCCCCTTTTTCTCCACCACAAAAGACTTCTCTAACACTTTGCCCACATACACAAGTTTTAAGCTCACTGCTGTTGTAGCTTATTCATTATCAATATTTTTTACCCACACTGTCTTGTAGGCCCATTTTAACTCTTGAGGATATGTTAAAATAATACATTTTGAAGTCCTGTCTGAAATTAACAAGGGAGGATGTGGTGCTGATCTTCCCAGCAAGATTTAACGAAACACAACCACCAGTACACTTGTAACTGAAAAAATGTTTCTAAGGTGTAGTTTGAAAAAACAGTTCTGTACACAACCAGTTAGGGGCCAGTTTTACCATTGCAGTGAGTTGGAGCCTAATTTCATACACTATCATGTGTGGGATGTGGGTGACTGGGTGTTCCTAATTTTCCTATTTCAATTTAACCCCATATCGTAGTCTTTAAAGTCATTGTGGGATAATATAGGTTCTCGAGGAGCCGGGCACAATTCTCTTGTATATAACAAGTAAATTAACTACATTAGTAAGAAACTATTTCAAATGTATTCAAACACAAATTAGAACGGGTTTGGTCCAAAACGGAGAATAGAGTCCAGGTTTGCTTTCGGGCCAACATACCAAAGTCTTCCTGTTCCTACAGGCTACCGACTCAAAAAGAAATACTTCATTTAAATTTTTATAGTAGATACACTTGTAAGTGTCATGTGTGGTCACTAAGGTAAATGAGCACAACCTCGAAATTTATATGACTTTTTGCCGACTCTTGGTAAGCCGCAATTAGTTCTTATGTTGGGTTAAAACGAATAATACAATCTTCATAGAAACATGTACAAGGCCACTTCATTATCTTTAAGACTCTGAATTTGAACCTTTTCCCCTTTGTTAGAGATGATATAATCACGTTCCGGGAAGACCAAAAGTGTTTTCAAGGAAGGTTGTTTGGCAACTGCTTCATGCTCAGAATCTGGGAATGCTAACCTTTCATCAGTGGAAGGAAACCTGGAGATCCATACATGTCAATAATATGTTCACGACGCCATGTCTGTTGAGTCAACCCACAACTCATTATAGGATTTATTAGTTCATTGATCAAGTTTACTCCGAATATATTCTCCAGGTATTTCCTTGATGGTACATCTGAGAATGGTATGCCCGTCCAAGGCATGcgagaatatatatatattttgaaagGCCCGTGCTAGACTTCGAGGAGCAGAGTGAATACCAATATAATTATCAAGAACAATTTCATTGGAATTAATCTAGTGTGTGTCATGAACACATTCTAACCACTAAATTTTAGTATTAATTTATGATAATTTGGCATGGTCAATTGtgttttttttttataattatgaCATATTACTCGTAATCGCAAAGAATAAATCATCAAATTGTCTGAAAATGATGTAATTTTGGTGATAAAGGAAGAATTCCAAGATTGCTATGTGAAGCTTTGATGAAGGAAACTTTTACTTGATTTTATTTTGCTACGTGTTACGGTTGAACCTCGATGATGAagtaataatcaataaaataataattttgctaaaataatatttttctccggTCCCAATATAATGGACACAATGTATATTTACTtccgataaaataataaactcgttaaagtaatattttttcttgATCCCAACCAtattactttaaagaggtttaactCTAGTTCAATTTCACTTATTTTTGAAGATGCTTTGTGCCATTTTATTAGTAAATTGATTTACCTTCAAAAAAATCCAGTTGTAATTTAGTAGATACAATCAATTTAAACATGCTAAACTTACAACTTACAACatatgaagaatgaagaaaataACCCTTGCACATGAACAGATTTGACCGACCACCACTTTTTCCATATATGACTACACACAAAAGAATTCAAGAGAAAAGGGCCAAAAAGTGTATACAATGTACTTGCTTTGTTTGTGTTTTCAGTGCTGCTAAGAATAAGCCTCTAAAAATCTATCCAAAGTATTCAGCAGCTTCTTTTGCTCTGCTGCttatgctttttaatttgttATTCACAGATAaaatatatgttcttgatttcaATTCTAGAATGTGGATGAATTCGTGGAATGAGATGTTTCGCGCTTCATAAAAAGAGCATAAAGTAGCTCATTCCAAGAATCCGGCACTCCAGGAAGACACCAGTGGCTGCAGTCCTGCCTATTGAGAGGAGCCGGAGGATTACTCTGATATATCGATGaatgtccatcttttcttcttgaTGTCATATTAGTAATATATAATACGTCTATAGAATTTTCATTTGATTTGTTTGAATGAGCTGATATTGCATCAACAAGTGCGCTATAGCTGCTTCTAATGTTTGATGGATTTAAAGAAACATCCAGTTCTGGTAATGTCTCCATGTGACAGCCCCCGCCATTTCTCCAATTCCCACCTCTGTATGTTTACCAAATTAGGTTTGTTTAGATCCAATTGAAACTAAGCGTCTATGATGATCTAAGTATCGACAAATTAGGCAGCTATGGAAGAAGACTGAAAGAAAAATATGTATTTACAGAAACTTTGATGAAAGAAGATTTAAAGAAACATAGCATGCATGCACTCAAGACTCTGATGAAAGAAGATCGAACAAACCTGTAATGCACAGGGGCAAATGTCCGAAAAAGGACCTGAGTCTTGTTTGTATTAACTTCACGGTGTATATAGTTTACCACAGTGTTTAAGGCTTTGTGATAAGCAGTGTCAACTTGCATATCCATCTTCACCTTTGATCCTTCTTGAAAGTAGGAACCTCTGAtgtgataaaaaaaatatttaaaggcGATACATTTATTGAAAGTAAGAGATAACTTGACATAAATGATAGACTACTGGACAACACGTTCTGAATCAAATTTCAATTTATAACAATTAGAATAAAGCCGCAACTGGTAAAAAGAAGTATGTGTAGTACTTCAACTTACACTCTAATAGTCTTCTCATAATTCCACCAGTGTCCTGTGTTTAAAATCAGAATATCTGCATGTTTCCATTGCAAACAACTCCAATCAACTATGTCTAACTTGAGGGTTATTCTTACACCTGAGGGAGACTTAGCAGCAGGCCTGCCCTGTGATACAAGAAATGGAGCGCGATAGTACTCCACAGTGCAGTTATAATCGACAAATTTGAAGCTTAAAAACCCTTTATGCTTTGTAATGGGGTTTCCGTTCACTTCATATATATTGCTCTTGTTGGAAACTGCAGAAGATAGCATGCAAAGTAGGGACTCCCACTGATTTCTTCCAATTGAGTCTCCAACAAAAGCCAGTCTTTTGTTCCGTAGTTTCTCCAACATTAACTTTGCATCAAACCTGGTTTTTTTGTCCAACAAGATACACCACTTAGTCCGTTAGTTCTACATTCTAGCCAAATTGAATGAGAAAGTTGAAGTTCATGAGAGTATCATCTAACTCTGCGACTACCAGACAAATTGTAAAACTGTTACCATTCAATCTAAGAATTGCAAGCTCGATTCTAAGAAACAGTTTATGCATGAACTTGTGTTCGTTTTTCATAATAAAATAGATCCAAGGGAATCATATTGTAAACTAGTTATTTtgaatgaaaattataaattTGTAAACTAAGCTACAGTTTAAACACAAGTCCAGTAAGTTAGATTTATTTTCTTGGCATCACACATGATATTTTTGGGGTAAAGACGCTGAAAAGAACAAGAAATCAGACAGTTGCAAATAAAtccaaaaagaaaaaaaaataaaggCCACCAGGAATAAAAGAGCAAAACTTGTGATTATCCTGTTTCTAAAATGTAGCAGCAAACCATTAATACTATTTCATATCTACTCGCGCACTGCACACATGAACAATGCATTTCCCAGACAAATTTCCCAGGCCACAACTATCAACTTGAAGAAGCAAATGGACTAGCAGACAGATAGGTACCCCCATCAGAAAAGCTTCACGGGTACAAAGAAACTTTTTTTAAGTTAATTATCTTATCAACTATTCAACTCTCCCTCTGCAATACAAGAAACAATTGTCTGGTAGAAGAGTGGATCGCTAGAGCTCAATATTGCAAAAAAATTCCTTCAACAATAGCATCTAAATTAAATCCCTAAATATTCTGATAGATATCGGAATTATCACGAAAGAAACTCGAAAACCCTGAACCAATATATTTCTGTAACCATGTTAACTTGTGGACACTGCAGAAACTGTTCCCCGGAAACATGATAACTTAACTACTTAAGAAATTGCACCAAGATCAATCAGATACAACATTCAAAAACATTTCCAAATAATTATCAGCAAACAAAATACAAACTTCCAAGTAGACTCACCTAGGCAAGTTACAAGCTTTAG
This sequence is a window from Apium graveolens cultivar Ventura chromosome 9, ASM990537v1, whole genome shotgun sequence. Protein-coding genes within it:
- the LOC141684288 gene encoding protein trichome birefringence-like 10, yielding MSENHSQAELHTMSYADTIKKIKGLRLFEPSFRFLGFVFLTILVTCCFFYFDYGEFGRSFRITVQSGTFVGLKFNGSSRGEDKKIEFLSENGGDCDVFEGDWVWDESYPLYESRNCSFLDGGFRCSENGRPDSEYTKWRWQPKACNLPRFDAKLMLEKLRNKRLAFVGDSIGRNQWESLLCMLSSAVSNKSNIYEVNGNPITKHKGFLSFKFVDYNCTVEYYRAPFLVSQGRPAAKSPSGVRITLKLDIVDWSCLQWKHADILILNTGHWWNYEKTIRVGSYFQEGSKVKMDMQVDTAYHKALNTVVNYIHREVNTNKTQVLFRTFAPVHYRGGNWRNGGGCHMETLPELDVSLNPSNIRSSYSALVDAISAHSNKSNENSIDVLYITNMTSRRKDGHSSIYQSNPPAPLNRQDCSHWCLPGVPDSWNELLYALFMKRETSHSTNSSTF